A single window of Anopheles moucheti chromosome 2, idAnoMoucSN_F20_07, whole genome shotgun sequence DNA harbors:
- the LOC128301153 gene encoding stabilizer of axonemal microtubules 1, giving the protein MPQCCNCACGRPGCVPMKRVRYVQPPKRESCKPIVTYKPPEVEFGGDSVYKTSFNTDPQLVVNARPLAIKPQSHLVPHPGSLEKTTVTALSYPGYNNVDRAQPIVPTGNQLIQPGPLQEVTTSRHDYVAKTTPKRYKIVPASHMHVHSAPFEKQTMNKLSYSCPNMAGFEPARSCKPLREYERPEIPMQSETTTKLSYGPICPPPKDDVPWARRACYQPPDVPMDNETTYKKSYMPGCPNERVKMVLPYNNISVPAGSGFESKTVYKESYHSATCGERPPPIRPTPHLRVSNQKLEDDTVYKTSFATYCNTERPAPILPRPAPLIGDGPMQEMTTQRHDFVCKGQAKRDPIVPQGSLTMPTGRVESATVNRLTYTNNKENIIPTKSCKPIITYKRPEEPMASDTTQKLSYMPVCPPPKEHYPWAQRARYQPPNLPMDSETVQKCSYPPPGKYIEEPCSSTTVCCQSCSPAAVNCCANVATACNGVSYPRAAIVK; this is encoded by the exons ATGCCGCAATGTTGTAATTGTGCCTGCGGTAGGCCGGGATGCGTGCCTATGAAGCGCGTG CGCTACGTCCAGCCTCCAAAACGGGAATCATGCAAACCAATCGTAACGTACAAACCGCCAGAGGTGGAATTTGGAGGTGATTCCGTGTACAAAACGTCCTTTAATACAGATCCTCAGCTTGTTGTCAATGCTCGCCCGCTGGCAATCAAGCCACAAAGCCATTTGGTGCCACATCCCGGAAGTTTGGAAAAAACTACTGTCACAGCG CTCTCCTACCCTGGATATAACAATGTAGACCGAGCACAACCGATAGTTCCTACTGGTAATCAGTTGATACAGCCGGGACCTTTGCAGGAGGTAACCACTAGCCGGCATGATTATGTGGCCAAAACGACACCAAAGCGTTACAAAATTGTCCCGGCAAGCCATATGCACGTGCACAGTGCGCCGTTTGAGAAACAAACTATGAACAAACTGTCGTACAGCTGTCCCAACATGGCTGGCTTTGAACCGGCCCGGTCTTGCAAACCGTTGCGCGAGTACGAACGTCCCGAGA TTCCGATGCAGTCTGAAACGACCACAAAGCTCAGCTATGGTCCTATCTGTCCACCGCCAAAAGACGATGTACCGTGGGCGCGGCGAGCGTGCTACCAACCGCCAGACGTACCAATGGATAATGAGACGACGTACAAAAAAAGCTACATGCCCGGATGTCCAAACGAACGCGTCAAGATGGTACTGCCGTACAACAATATCTCCGTACCTGCCGGTTCGGGTTTCGAATCGAAGACAGTCTACAAAGAGAGCTACCACAGTGCCACGTGCGGCGAGCGCCCGCCCCCGATCCGACCAACGCCACATCTGCGGGTGTCCAATCAAAAACTCGAGGACGATACAGTTTACAAG ACGTCATTTGCAACGTACTGCAACACGGAACGTCCGGCGCCAATACTTCCGCGACCAGCACCACTTATCGGAGATGGTCCGATGCAGGAGATGACAACACAAAGGCATGACTTTGTTTGCAAAGGACAAGCGAAGCGGGATCCAATAGTTCCCCAAGGATCTCTTACGATGCCAACCGGACGGGTAGAGAGTGCTACCGTCAATCGTTTAACCTACACAaataacaaagaaaacataattccAACGAAATCATGTAAACCGATTATCACCTACAAGCGCCCGGAAG AACCAATGGCGAGCGATACGACGCAAAAGCTTAGCTATATGCCTGTTTGTCCACCACCCAAAGAGCATTATCCTTGGGCCCAACGGGCTCGCTATCAACCCCCCAACCTACCTATGGATTCAGAGACAGTGCAGAAATGCAGCTACCCCCCACCAGGAAAATACATCGAAGAACCCTGCTCCAGCACAACGGTATGCTGCCAGTCTTGCAGCCCGGCAGCAGTGAACTGCTGTGCAAACGTGGCCACGGCATGCAATGGTGTCAGTTACCCGCGAGCAGCAATTGTGAAGTAG